The following coding sequences are from one Panicum hallii strain FIL2 chromosome 5, PHallii_v3.1, whole genome shotgun sequence window:
- the LOC112894307 gene encoding DNA mismatch repair protein MSH7, producing MQPRRQQQQSILSFLQKPPRDRAGAGEGTPPEKPPRHPAGSVAGIMERLVRPPPPQPSQGRNQDASQVGQLDGKTLPGRNQVPSNWRSSALFSGPCNGQYSGATMFQKHGSGMTPSQEPQMYPLRSSTDEFVQASALPEFGLNQTPRQQHPKKLVSESPNNGCIQATSSFADLDFDIQTPSQFSSKKIFLGPAHGADTPLTEYGSDQTHLQHSAKKFSLVSANGEYTRAATTFVLNSNDIHTEESSKKLCPESSVPLYIKATNLFAELEANESPLKNNSKSSSFLMNDKHIGATAALFPDLDSSPLKPETPATQAVIPRLKRVQEEQGVADNKQSFPLWVSNKKMKSAHCSPVEKKDHDEMTDSARSKFEWLNPSNIRDANRRRPDDPLYDKSTLFIPPDALRKMSASQKQYWNIKCKYMDVVLFFKVGKFYELYELDAEVGQKELDWKMTASGVGKCRQVGISESGIDDAVDKLVARGYKVGRIEQMESANQAKARGSNSVIERKLLHVSTPSTAVDSNIGTDAVHLLALKEVTLSSSGSRVYGFAFLDYAALKIWVGSLHDDDSSAALGALLVQVSPREIIYETSGLSKETHKAIRKYASAGSVKMQLTPLPGIDFSDISQIQMLIHSKEYFTASAESWLSALDCTLNRDAVICALGGLIGHLTRLMLHDALKNGEVLPYHVYKTCLRMDGQTLVNLEIFSNNFDGGSSGTLYKHLNHCVTASGKRLLRRWICHPLKDIDAINKRLDVVEAFIQNCGLGPTTLVYLRKIPDLERLLGQVRSTVGLPSSVKLPFVGERILKKRIKTFIMLINGLRNGLDLLNDLQRADHGVSALYKAVEIPALSSLRELIHQFEENVQNEFPYYQDLDVKDDDGNTLAVLVELFIGKASEWSLVINAVSTIDVLRSFAATTLSSFGAMCRPHILLKDDVPILRMKGLWHPYAFAESANGLVPNDLTLGQDLSGLNRFALLLTGPNMGGKSTIMRATCLAIVLAQLGCYVPCASCELTLADSIFTRLGATDRIMSGESTFLVECTETASVLQNATEDSLVLLDELGRGTSTFDGYAIAYAVFRHLVERVQCRLLFATHYHSLTKEFASHPHVSLQHMACMFRPRSGAHDSNGEKELTFLYRLTSGACPESYGLQVATMAGIPRSIVEKASVAGQAMRSKIAGNFKSSEERAEFSTRHEEWLRTAVAVIVKDGHLDEDIMDTLYCVSQELKAHFKKAR from the exons ATGCAgccgcggcggcagcagcagcagtcgaTCCTCTCGTTCCTCCAGAAGCCGCCGCGGGatcgcgccggcgccggggaggGCACGCCCCCCGAGAAGCCCCCGCGGCACCCCGCGGGGTCGGTTGCCGGCATCATGGAGAGGCTCGTGCGCCCACCGCCACCGCAGCCGTCTCAAGGGAG AAATCAAGATGCTTCCCAGGTTGGACAGTTGGATGGGAAAACCTTGCCTGGGAGAAATCAAGTTCCCTCAAATTGGCGCTCAAGTGCATTGTTCTCTGGACCCTGCAATGGTCAATACAGTGGAGCAACCATGTTTCAAAAACATGGTTCGGGTATGACTCCCTCGCAGGAGCCCCAGATGTACCCATTGAGGTCCTCCACCGATGAATTTGTTCAAGCAAGCGCACTGCCAGAATTTGGGCTGAATCAAACTCCTCGTCAACAGCATCCAAAGAAGTTAGTCTCAGAGTCTCCTAATAATGGCTGCATTCAGGCTACATCCTCATTTGCAGACTTAGACTTTGACATACAAACTCCTTCACAGTTTTCCTCAAAGAAAATCTTCCTAGGGCCTGCTCATGGAGCTGATACACCTTTAACAGAATACGGTTCAGATCAAACTCATTTGCAGCATTCAGCAAAGAAGTTCTCATTGGTTTCTGCTAATGGTGAATATACTAGAGCAGCGACAACCTTTGTGCTAAATTCAAATGATATCCATACAGAGGAATCTTCAAAGAAGCTATGCCCAGAGTCTTCAGTCCCTTTGTATATTAAAGCAACAAATTTGTTTGCAGAACTTGAGGCAAATGAAAGTCCATTGAAGAATAACTCGAAAAGTTCCTCCTTTCTTATGAATGATAAACATATTGGAGCAACCGCTGCACTATTTCCAGATCTTGATTCTAGTCCTCTGAAACCAGAAACGCCAGCAACACAAGCAGTCATTCCTCGCCTGAAGCGAGTTCAAGAAGAACAAGGTGTGGCTGACAACAAACAAAGCTTTCCTTTGTGGGTCTCGAACAAGAAAATGAAATCAGCTCATTGTTCACCTGTTGAAAAGAAGGATCATGATGAAATGACAGATAGTGCGCGTAGCAAGTTTGAGTGGCTGAATCCATCTAACATCAGGGATGCAAATAGAAGGCGTCCAGACGATCCACTTTATGACAAGAGTACACTTTTTATTCCACCTGATGCATTGAGAAAGATGTCAGCATCTCAAAAGCAATACTGGAATATTAAGTGTAAATACATGGATGTTGTCCTCTTTTTCAAAGTG GGAAAATTTTATGAGCTCTATGAGCTAGATGCTGAGGTTGGCCAAAAAGAACTTGACTGGAAAATGACAGCTAGTGGGGTGGGCAAGTGCCGACAG GTTGGCATTTCAGAAAGTGGGATAGATGATGCTGTTGATAAGCTTGTAGCTCGGGG GTATAAAGTTGGAAGAATAGAGCAAATGGAATCTGCAAACCAGGCCAAAGCTAGAGGATCAAATTCA GTTATTGAAAGAAAGCTGCTTCACGTGTCCACACCGTCAACTGCAGTTGATAGCAACATTGGTACTGATGCTGTTCACCTTCTTGCATTGAAAGAG GTTACCCTATCTTCTAGTGGTTCTCGGGTCTATGGATTCGCTTTCCTAGACTACGCTGCTCTTAAAATTTGGGTTGGATCACTCCATGACGATGATTCGTCTGCAGCTTTGGGGGCTTTGTTGGTGCAG GTTTCTCCCAGAGAAATAATCTATGAAACCTCAG GCCTCTCAAAAGAAACTCATAAAGCGATAAGAAAATATGCCTCAGCAG GATCTGTAAAGATGCAGCTGACCCCCCTACCTGGGATAGATTTCTCTGATATTTCACAAATTCAAATGTTAATACATTCGAAAGAGTACTTTACAGCATCAGCAGAGTCGTGGTTATCTGCTTTAGATTGTACATTGAATCGAGATGCAGTTATTTGTGCACTTGGTGGACTTATTGGTCATTTGACTaggctcatg TTACATGATGCCCTGAAAAATGGGGAAGTCTTACCATACCATGTGTACAAAACCTGTCTAAGGATGGATGGCCAGACTCTTGTGAACCTCGAGATTTTCAGCAACAACTTCGATGGCGGTTCATCAG GTACTTTATATAAGCACCTTAATCACTGTGTCACAGCATCTGGTAAGAGGCTGCTAAGAAGGTGGATCTGTCATCCACTTAAGGACATTGATGCTATCAATAAAAGGCTCGATGTTGTTGAGGCCTTCATCCAGAACTGTGGGCTAGGCCCTACTACACTTGTATATCTCCGCAAAATTCCTGATCTTGAGAGATTGTTAGGACAAGTTAGATCCACTGTTGGGTTACCATCTTCAGTCAAATTGCCCTTTGTTGGAGAAAGGATATTAAAGAAACGG ATCAAAACATTTATAATGCTTATCAACGGCCTCCGGAATGGACTTGATTTATTAAATGACTTACAAAGAGCGGATCATGGTGTCTCAGCACTTTATAAGGCTGTAGAGATTCCAGCATTGAGCTCCCTTCGTGAATTGATCCATCAATTTGAAGAGAACGTACAAAATGAATTTCCATATTACCAG GATCTTGATGTCAAAGATGATGATGGCAACACTTTGGCTGTTTTAGTGGAACTTTTTATTGGAAAGGCTTCGGAATGGTCTTTGGTGATCAATGCTGTGAGCActattgatgtgcttaggtcctTTGCTGCAACGACATTGTCCTCATTTGGCGCCATGTGCAGACCACACATACTACTGAAAGACGATGTGCCTATACTTCGGATGAAGGGTCTATGGCATCCCTATGCTTTTGCAGAAAGTGCAAATGGGTTGGTACCAAATGATTTAACCCTTGGGCAGGATTTATCTGGCCTCAATCGTTTTGCGTTGTTGTTGACGGGTCCAAATATGGGTGGGAAATCTACAATCATGCGTGCCACCTGCCTTGCTATTGTACTTGCCCAG CTTGGCTGTTATGTCCCCTGCGCATCATGTGAATTGACCCTTGCAGATTCCATCTTTACACGTCTTGGTGCAACAGATCGGATTATGTCTGGAGAAA GCACATTTCTTGTTGAATGTACAGAGACTGCTTCCGTTCTTCAGAATGCAACTGAGGATTCTCTTGTATTGCTTGATGAGCTTGGCAGAGGAACTAGCACATTTGATGGATATGCAATTGCGTATGCT GTGTTCCGCCACCTGGTGGAGCGGGTGCAATGTCGTCTGCTCTTCGCCACTCACTACCACTCTCTGACAAAGGAGTTCGCCTCCCACCCTCACGTGAGCCTCCAGCACATGGCCTGCATGTTCAGGCCAAGGAGCGGTGCCCACGACAGCAATGGCGAGAAGGAGCTCACCTTCCTGTACCGTCTGACCTCTGGGGCCTGTCCAGAGAGCTACGGCCTGCAGGTCGCCACAATGGCAGGGATCCCAAGGTCAATAGTGGAGAAGGCATCCGTCGCAGGCCAGGCGATGAGGTCGAAGATCGCCGGCAACTTCAAGTCGAGCGAAGAGCGTGCGGAGTTCTCGACCCGCCATGAAGAGTGGCTGAGGACGGCCGTGGCGGTCATCGTGAAGGACGGGCACCTAGATGAGGACATCATGGACACGCTGTACTGCGTCTCGCAGGAGCTGAAGGCTCACTTCAAGAAAGCGAGATGA
- the LOC112892846 gene encoding basic proline-rich protein-like, whose amino-acid sequence MPPPAPAPWPPPAPPPMPPPAPAPNPPPAPPPAPAPCPPPAPPPMPPPTLAPPPAPIPPPVPPLPPCPPPAPPPMPPPNPPPMPPPNPPPAPPPPPNPPPPPRPPPPPSPVPPLVPIPPPAPPPAPKLPPMPPPIPAPPPAPAPPPKPPPTPPLPPPPTPLPFPPPKPIPPPAPPPKPPPPPKPPPPPIPLPAPAPSPRLPPAPPPAPNPPPAPLPNPSPPPSPPPPPPPSPEPPPSPPPAPAPTPKPAPPPTPNPPAAPTPPPPPNPPPPPAPTPSPPPSPPPPPAPAPTPPPPPSPPAPPRPPPPPAPPPNPAPPPTPPPPPNPPPPPIPPPAPPPAPTPPPSPPPAPPPAPPPTPPPIPPPAAPPMPPPIPAPAPPPPPLPCLLSQSSAPIMPGLHAMGSRRAASVLAAHRTTDTTTTTTIARRFPMEEEASLAMAPTASCSSYRSLSSDLCAGEARARGRI is encoded by the coding sequence ATGCCTCCGCCGGCGCCTGCTCCGTggccgcctcccgcgccgccgcctatGCCTCCGCCGGCACCTGCACCGAACCCGCCTCCTGCGCCACCACCGGCGCCTGCTCCGTGCCCacctcctgcgccgccgcccatgCCTCCACCAACACTTGCACCACCTCCTGCACCGATCCCGCCTCCCGTGCCACCGCTTCCTCCGTGCCCACCTCCCGCGCCACCGCCCATGCCTCCACCGAACCCACCTCCCATGCCACCACCGAACCCTCCAccagcgccgcctccacctccgaacccaccgccaccgcccaggcctcctcctccaccaagTCCGGTGCCACCACTAGTACCGatcccgccgcccgcgccaccTCCGGCTCCGAAGCTGCCACCCATGCCTCCGCCTATTCCAGCTCCGCCACCGGCTCCCGCGCCACCTCCAAAGCCGCCGCCGACCCCTCCGCTACCTCCACCTCCAACGCCGCTGCCCTTCCCACCACCGAAACCCATTCCTCCACCCGCACCACCACCGaaaccaccacctcctccaaaGCCTCCACCACCACCCATCCCACTGCCAGCTCCAGCTCCATCACCGAGGCTGCCTCCTGCGCCACCTCCAGCACCAAACCCACCGCCAGCACCACTTCCTAATCCATCGCCACCACCaagtcctcctcctccaccgcctccaAGTCCCGAACCACCACCAAGTCCGCCTCCTGCACCAGCTCCTACTCCAAAACCAGCGCCACCACCCACACCGAATCCTCCGGCGGCTCCTACTCCCCCACCACCGCCaaatccgccgccgccaccagctCCAACACCATCTCCGCCTCCAAGCCCACCTCCTCCACCTGCTCCTGCACCTAccccacctccacctccaagTCCCCCGGCACCACCAAGACCGCCTCCTCCACCTGCCCCGCCTCCAAACCCAGCACCACCGCCtacaccacctcctcctccaaacccgccgccgccgcccatccCTCCCCCTGCTCCACCTCCTGCACCCACACCACCTCCCAgtccaccaccagcaccacctcccGCACCGCCTCCAACACCACCTCCCATTCCACCACCAGCAGCTCCTCCAATGCCGCCTCCCATCCCAGCTccagcaccgccaccaccacccttACCATGCCTATTATCACAATCCTCGGCACCGATCATGccgggcctccacgccatgggCTCACGCCGTGCCGCGTCGGTGCTCGCTGCCCACAGGACGAcggacaccaccaccaccaccaccatcgcTCGCAGGTTTCCCATGGAAGAAGAAGCCAGCTTAGCCATGGCTCCTACTGCTTCCTGCTCTAGCTACAGAAGCCTCTCAAGTGATCTGTGCGCAGGGGAAGCGAGAGCGCGCGGGCGTATTTAA